A stretch of the Corylus avellana chromosome ca6, CavTom2PMs-1.0 genome encodes the following:
- the LOC132185716 gene encoding GEM-like protein 4, producing MDTHLNQQLPKCYIPSPATEPSASTQSEVDSVLSKMNKCGKKVGNFAHAFREHVRLGHNITETVKGKLWMGAKILIVGGLEKLFKKLFSVSEGEKLLKTSQCYLSTTTGAIAGLLFISTNSISFWSERSIKVPSPNGGMVRLHYKVLIPLKKIRAISLCENVNKPSSKYIQITTCDNFDFWFMGFLDYQKALKYLQPAISQA from the exons ATGGACACTCACCTGAACCAGCAGCTACCCAAATGTTATATTCCCTCTCCTGCAACTGAACCCTCAGCATCCACACAGA GTGAAGTAGATTCAGTGCTTAGCAAAATGAACAAGTGTGGGAAAAAAGTAGGGAACTTTGCTCATGCATTCCGAGAGCACG TGAGATTGGGGCACAACATCACTGAAACAGTGAAAGGGAAGTTGTGGATGGGGGCTAAAATTCTTATAGTAGGTGGGTTGGAGAAATTGTTCAAGAAGTTATTTAGTGTTTCAGAAGgagagaaactgttgaagactTCCCAATGCTATTTATCAACCACAACTGGTGCAATAGCAGGCCTCCTCTTCATCTCCACCAACAGCATATCCTTTTGGAGTGAGAGATCTATCAAAGTGCCCTCCCCAAATGGAGGAATGGTTAGACTCCACTATAAG GTATTAATCCCACTCAAGAAGATAAGGGCAATTAGCCTATGTGAGAATGTGAATAAGCCATCATCCAAGTACATACAAATAACTACATGCGATAATTTTGACTTTTGGTTTATGGGTTTCTTAGATTATCAGAAAGCTTTGAAATATCTTCAGCCGGCAATTTCTCAAGCTTGA